In Alosa alosa isolate M-15738 ecotype Scorff River chromosome 19, AALO_Geno_1.1, whole genome shotgun sequence, a genomic segment contains:
- the fsip1 gene encoding fibrous sheath-interacting protein 1 isoform X2, whose amino-acid sequence MDITRGSLEDISRPASSDRTRIGSRVSTASLGEGGRIIRASPTSLEVLSSYTIEEQVHTMVFEAKSFAENISDEDAPGDLLPSETSQTDGSDEENDDPELQKAIKKMKRLDKILAQKVSKEKEVKKKGRELSQKLWRELQELPTKGGRKDVIENTKLFLALTSSTSNESNVELDVVPVFRTQIPEKEYPSQKCVEGECKKSDSATEPSEVDEEQDKEGKADSSRQTGDATGKQAQNFVTKNIELASSGHHVPMTLDEKQRLCELLQDIDNESEDHCSTVADHEGTASMCTMSIRLGEGYTPEPSELDQLVQIDSRLHTLLPREDFLSVRSPYPDHNLPQVMEVGLSLAAEETPLGERALRAMRETREQEARLRDIQQQLDAMERSQTESMFSLFSAKCAIVAYLITCHSVNHNQYMLYLWKLY is encoded by the exons ATGGATATAACGAGGGGCAGCTTGGAAGATATTTCCCGTCCTGCCTCGAGTGATCGTACCCGTATTGGAAGTCGTGTATCAACAGCATCTTTAGGCGAAGGTGGCAGAATTATCCGTGCAAGTCCCACGTCCCTGGAAGTACTTAGTTCTTATACCATAGAAGAACAG GTTCACACAATGGTCTTTGAAGCTAAAAGCTTTGCAGAAAACATTTCTGATGAAGATGCCCCAGGTGACCTTCTCCCTTCAG AGACGTCTCAGACAGACGGTTCGGATGAAGAGAATGATGATCCAGAGTTGCAGAAGGCTATTAAGAAGATGAAGAGACTGGACAAAATCCTAGCCCAGAAGGTCTCCAAAGAAAAGgaagtgaaaaagaaagggcGAGAGCTTTCTCAAAAACTATGGCGGGAGCTGCAG GAACTCCCAACAAAAGGTGGGCGCAAGGATGTTATTGAAAACACAAAGTTATTTTTGGCCCTGACATCCTCTACAT CCAATGAATCCAATGTTGAGCTGGACGTTGTTCCCGTCTTTAGGACTCAGATTCCTGAAAAAGAGTATCCCAGTCAGAAATGTGTGGAAG GTGAGTGTAAGAAGAGTGACTCAGCAACAGAGCCATCTGAAGTGGATGAGGAGCAGGACAAAGAGGGCAAAGCAGACAGCAGCAGACAGACGGGGGACGCcacaggcaagcaggcacagAACTTTGTGACAAAAAACATTGAG CTGGCAAGCTCTGGCCACCACGTGCCCATGACACTGGACGAGAAGCAGAGGCTCTGTGAACTGCTCCAGGACATCGACAACGAGAGCGAAGACCACTGCAGCACTGTTGCCGACCACGAG GGGACGGCATCTATGTGTACCATGTCAATCCGACTGGGCGAGGGCTACACTCCGGAACCTTCTGAACTGGATCAGCTCGTCCAAATTGATTCCAGACTGCACACCTTGCTCCCTCGCGAAGACTTCCTGTCTGTGCGAAGCCCCTACCCTGACCACAACTTGCCCCAG GTCATGGAGGTGGGGCTGTCGTTGGCGGCGGAGGAAACTCCTCTCGGGGAGAGGGCCCTGCGGGCCATGAGGGAGACCAGAGAGCAGGAGGCGCGTCTGAGGGACATCCAGCAACAGCTGGACGCCATGGAGCGCAGCCAGACTGAGAGT